AAGCCTCAACTCCCTGGCCATAACTGTTGCAATACCAATGCATAGACCCATCGTCGTTCACGATACTTCTGTCCACGGCCAAAAAGTTCATGATGTATTGCCGGTCAATCCAGCTATCGGAAACCGCTACAAGTTCTTCGGTGCTGGTCGCATCATCAAGCGCTTGACGGAATCTTTGTACTTTCTCAACTGACGGGTTTTCATCTTCATTGGTTTCAAGCGCCGAGATGTACGGGGCGTCGTCTGAATACATGGGCCAGATCTCCTTGTAGAGGTTCCCCTTTCCACCATCTCCAAAACGTGAGCGGGTAAAGCGCCCGTCGATTTGCTCGACTAAGAGAAACACACCCGCCATTTCACCGTTGATAAGCAATCGCATCGGCACGGTTCGAGGAGCGGGAATGCCCATTGCTCTAAATAGGTAATAAGAGAGCATCTCGCGCAGCTGAGTCTCATCGGAATTCATGGCGTGAAACTGCAGCTTCTTGAGCCCGTGAAAGCGAAGTCCATTGTCGGTATAGTTAACTTTCACTTTCATCGACAACTTCGGGCAAGTCTTGGCGCCTGATGGAGGAAAACCAAAAACCTCGGTGCAACCCACAAAGCTGCCAATGCTACCTTTGTACCTGAGCCCCACATCCGAGAATTCTTCACCCTGGTAACGTAACGTTGCCGGCACATATTCTTCGGCGACCGGATCTGCATCCAGTATGGCCATGTTCGCCGGATCAACATCGATTTCGAAGGTCAAGATCTCATCAGAGTTGAAAAGGAAACTCGCATCGTCATCCGCGTCGCCCTGATAATCAGGAAGCGGCGTTTCCTCTGCAGGATCCGTTGAGGGAGCAGTTGTTGGATCAGTGTCGGACTGCCCCGGGTTCTCATCTGGATTCGTCGTAGACTCAGTACCACATGCCATTACCAAAAGTCCGAGCGCGACCGGACCTACAAATCTATGCAAAACGTCATTCATAGAGACAGTTTGCTAGTCAACGAAATAGTTTGCAACACCGATGGGATAGAATCAGGCATTATCTGATTCCTATTGAAGAGGATATTCTTGGGATAAGCACTTTGCTGGGTAAAATCAGCTCTCTTCTAACTGCTCAGTAAGCTGAGTCACCACGTCTTCAACCAAGCCACCAAGCGCTTCCAGAGCTTCTTGGTTGCCCCGCTCGCCCAGTAGATAGACCAAATTTGCCAGCGCCAAAGGTATTAAATTCGGCACATTCTTCGGGCCCCGCGAATATGTGATCAGGCCTTCCATGAAAGCCTCAAGAAGCTCATCTGAGAGGATTTTAAAGTTCTTGTTGGTTTCACTCACCAAAACCGCGCCCGTTTGACTGATGCTTAATTCCTGGCCGCCGATATGAAGAATTTCACGAACATCTTCGTTGCGAAGATTCATAGCAATCGTAATTTTCTTAAGAACTTTATTGTTATCCACGACGAAACCACCTCTGATAAAAATCTGGTACCAGGCGCGTCTATCGCCGATTTTCCACATCCGCAACGCTCTAACCCTCAAGAAATGGGAATAAGTCGTAAGTCTTGGGCGTACGGGGGAAAATTGGACTCTTTTATCCTCCCTTGAGCCAGGAGGCGCCAAGCTCGGGCATCATCTTCGGCTCCTGCGCATGGTCTGGGAACCGCAATAGGAAGCTCATCGCTCCAACCCCAAGCGCCAAAGCACCGAGAACCATGAGCGCATCGGGCCAAGCCATACCTCCTTTGAAAAGAAAGCCCGCAATCACCGCACCCGCATTTCCGCCAGCCCCTACAATTCCTGCCACACTCCCAACCGCTCCGGGATTTACAAACGGCACGACACTAAAAGTTGCCCCCTCTGCCATCTGCACAAAGAGGCTAAAGAAAATCAAACAGACAAGAGCTGCAGGCAGCGCGACCATTCTCGAAAACACAATAAGTGCCGCACCCTCTAACAGAAGCGCTGCGCCAAGCCATACCACCCGGCCTTGAAGCCCGTAGCGACTTCCTGCTCGGTCACCCACAAAACCTCCGAGCGACCTTGCGAAGAGATTCATCACCCCAAAAAGCCCAGCAACAACTCCTGCCTCTTGGAGACCCAATTCAAAGTAGTCCCGAAAGTAGAGCGCTGCGATATTGTTCATCGTCAGTTCAATGCCAAAACACGCGCCGTATACACAGAACAGTATCCAAACCCGCTTGTCTTTGACCGCTTTAATAAATCCTCCCGACGCACTCGATTTTTCGGGAATCTTACCCAATGCTCTAAGCTCTTTAAAATTTCCAAGAGGCGTATCTGTGGTGAAAAAATAATAAACAGCTCCCAAGACCGCACAGAAAACTCCCACCACCAACATCGAAATTCGCCAGCCCCAAAACTCGCTAACACCTGCCGCCACCACCAAGCTAAAAACAAGAGGCATCACCATTTGCGTTACGCCGCCGCCAAGATTCCCCCAGCCTGCCGACGTCGCATTGGCCGTCCCTACACAGCGCGCCGAATAAAAAACCGAGGTGTGGTATTGCGTGATCACAAACGAACCGCCGATTGCGCCAATTAACAATCTAAAAAACAGAAACGAGTGGTAATCGTATGAAAGTCCGATACACATCACGGGGACCGAGCCCCCAACCAAGAGCGCACTGTAAGTAATCCGCGGACCAATTCTGTCGCAAAGCCAGCCCATAAGTATTCGCATGAAAACGGTCGCACTTACCGAGGCAATCATAATGTTGCCGATTTGGTCCTTGGTAAGACTGAATTCATCTCGAATCACGGGCATCAAAGGTGCAATGCCAAACCAAGCGAAGAAACACGCAAAAAAAGCAAACCAAGAAAGATGAAACACACGGGTGTGCCGCGACTTCAGATTAAAGAGTTCAAGACTATCTGCTTTGCCATCTATTTTCATCCTGCTCACCTATTCGTCTGGGGACACTTTGAATAAGCAAACGTTATGCCAGTGCGGGTTGAGCCGATGGTCGAGAAAAAGGGTTTGAAATGATTAGGGTTTCAAATCGAGCCCTGAAGTATACCTGTATCTGAAGAAGTTTTTTTCTACATCCGGGGCGAAATCCAGGGCAAGATGACACAAAGGTTATTCTAAACCACGGCCAAAAACGTGAAACCGACACCTCACAAATCAACCATTATGTGGAACTCAAAATAAAAACGACACTAGCGTCGAAACACGTCAGCGTGGCCCTGTGAGTCGTTTTAAAACATTTTGATTTTTCTCGATTGAGGCTGAGCTTCAAGAAGACTTCTACTGATAAGCCAAGGTCTAAGTTGCGCTCGTAATGTTACAACCTGACCGATGACGACCAAACATGGCGAACGAAGCCGTTCATCCAATGCATCTACCAGTGATTCACCGATACTGGATTCCACGACATACTCATTTTGCGTACAACCCTCGACGATAAAAGCCACTGGGACATCTTCGGGGTATCCAAGTTGGAGGAGCTGCGGCTGCCATTTATCAATCGTCGATAAAGCCATCAACAAAACCAAAGAGGTTTCTTTGCGATAGAAAGGGAGACCCAGCTCTTCAAAGCCGAGTCGTTTATGCGCAGTAACCACCACCAAGCCATCACTCACTCCACGGTGGGTTAGAGGAATTGCCGCCAGAGCCGGTACCGCGATGGCACTCGATACGCCCGGTATAATTTCAAACTTAACCTTAGCCGCAGCCAGACCAAGGCACTCTTCACCTACCCGTCCGAAAACCGATGGGTCGCCGCCTTTGAGCCTGACAATATTTTTCCCCGACCGGGCGAATCGAATCAAGAGAGCCGTAATCTGTTCTTGGGTCATACCATGGCGACCGCATCGCTTCCCTACGTAAACAAGTGCAGCACTTCGATTTTGCAAGAGGCGTTGGTCGATTAAGCTATCGTATAAAATCACATCCGCAACCGATAGAGCCCGCTCTCCTCGCACCGTAATAAGGTCCATATCCCCTGGCCCCGCTCCAACAAGAGTGACTGTTCCGCCTATGCGGTCATCCCTCACCTCAAGGTTCATCCTGTATATCTTTGCGACATCATCCTTCATCGTCGTCTCCTTGAATCTCCCAATGCTCAGCACGCCGAACGTCTACCGCACAAAACTTATAAGATGGTTGCTTTGAATAAGGGTCAAACGAGGCCTGGGTCAGTTTATTGGTTTCTTGATAGTGCATTGGCATAAAAACTTGTCCTCTTTGAACGCTGGCCGTCACAAAAGCGTGAACGCAAATAGACCCCCGTCGTGATTTGATTCGAAGATACTGCCCAGAGCGTACGCCCATCTGTTTCGCATCGTCAGGATGAATCTGTGCATAAGCCATCTTCGGACTCATCTTGCGTAGAATTGCCGATTTACTCGTCCTCGTTTGGGTATGCCACTGACTTGACGAGCCGCGTCCCGTAAGTAAAACAAATGAGAACCGGTCATCTATCGGTTCTTCTACTGACCGAGGTTTCTCGAAAACAAAGCGCGCTTTACTATCTAAATGGTAAAACTTTCCATCTTCAAAAAGTCGTCGTTGGGTAGGACCTTCTGGTAGTTCACCCGGTAGGCAAGGCCACTGAATACCGCCTTGTTCGTCGATTGCTTGGTAGCTAGGAATCCCACTGAAGTCACACGGCATGCCCGCAGATAAACGCTGAAGTATTTTAAAAACAGCTTCCGGGCTCGACCACTCATCAAACATGTCACCACAACCCCAGTATTGAGCGACGGCTTTAAATATATGAAAATCAGCAAGTGCTTGGCCTGGCGCACGTTTAACCTTTTTAAGCAGTCCAATGCGCCGTTCGGAGTTAATAAAGGTTCCCTCCTTTTCGCCCCAACCGGCGGCCGGTAAATACAAATCGGCAACTTGCGCCGTCTCCGTGGAATGGTACATATCTTGAACCACCAGAAAATCGAGTCGACCCAGCATCTCCTTTATGTGACCACGATTGATCCAAGAGTGCGCGGGGTTCGTAGCGATAATCCATAGCCCCTTCACGT
The sequence above is drawn from the Deltaproteobacteria bacterium genome and encodes:
- the cobA gene encoding uroporphyrinogen-III C-methyltransferase → MKDDVAKIYRMNLEVRDDRIGGTVTLVGAGPGDMDLITVRGERALSVADVILYDSLIDQRLLQNRSAALVYVGKRCGRHGMTQEQITALLIRFARSGKNIVRLKGGDPSVFGRVGEECLGLAAAKVKFEIIPGVSSAIAVPALAAIPLTHRGVSDGLVVVTAHKRLGFEELGLPFYRKETSLVLLMALSTIDKWQPQLLQLGYPEDVPVAFIVEGCTQNEYVVESSIGESLVDALDERLRSPCLVVIGQVVTLRAQLRPWLISRSLLEAQPQSRKIKMF
- a CDS encoding MFS transporter; this translates as MKIDGKADSLELFNLKSRHTRVFHLSWFAFFACFFAWFGIAPLMPVIRDEFSLTKDQIGNIMIASVSATVFMRILMGWLCDRIGPRITYSALLVGGSVPVMCIGLSYDYHSFLFFRLLIGAIGGSFVITQYHTSVFYSARCVGTANATSAGWGNLGGGVTQMVMPLVFSLVVAAGVSEFWGWRISMLVVGVFCAVLGAVYYFFTTDTPLGNFKELRALGKIPEKSSASGGFIKAVKDKRVWILFCVYGACFGIELTMNNIAALYFRDYFELGLQEAGVVAGLFGVMNLFARSLGGFVGDRAGSRYGLQGRVVWLGAALLLEGAALIVFSRMVALPAALVCLIFFSLFVQMAEGATFSVVPFVNPGAVGSVAGIVGAGGNAGAVIAGFLFKGGMAWPDALMVLGALALGVGAMSFLLRFPDHAQEPKMMPELGASWLKGG
- a CDS encoding DUF1456 family protein — its product is MWKIGDRRAWYQIFIRGGFVVDNNKVLKKITIAMNLRNEDVREILHIGGQELSISQTGAVLVSETNKNFKILSDELLEAFMEGLITYSRGPKNVPNLIPLALANLVYLLGERGNQEALEALGGLVEDVVTQLTEQLEES